In a single window of the Methylophaga frappieri genome:
- a CDS encoding nitrate reductase produces the protein MVSTQTTCPYCGVGCGVVAAPQTDGSVLISGDTTHPANFGRLCSKGSALGETLALDNRLLAPKVAGQTVDWDTALDKVAIEFSRIIEEHGPDAVAMYVSGQILTEDYYVANKFMKGFVGTGNIDTNSRLCMSSAVAAHKRAFGSDTVPGNYEDLEQCDLLILTGSNLAWCHPVLFQRISAAKEARPEMKIVVIDPRKTATCDMADLHLSLKPGSDAFLFNGLLHYLKDSDALDWEYIEAHVEGFAATLNMAKKTAGSVPKTAASCELAESDVADFFRLFATTDKVVTVFSQGVNQSATGTDKCNAIINCHLATGRIAQPGMGPFSITGQPNAMGGRETGGLANQLAAHMEITNPSHHDKVSRFWQTNRLTQTAGAKAVDMFADIASGKIKAIWIIATNPVVSLPDASAVKRALQQCEFVVVSDCEAQTDCTEFADVLLPALAWGEKDGTVTNSERRISRQKSFLSAPGGARADWQIIADVACRMGHETAFSFDSAYEVFREHAALSGFENAGSRDFDISGLSAIAKSDYDALSPIQWPVTGDNKVGTARMFSDHHFYTDSGKARMLPITPELPQLLDPENFPLILNTGRVRDQWHTMTRTGRVARLGTHTPEPVIEMHPRDAARWQCADKSLAVLESPHGQFIGRVQCNEGQQPGSVFVPIHWNGQYAADAVVAALVPAITDPLSGQPQAKQAAVSIRDFKAKWHGFILSRQPIALPVTSYWVKVKGQQFWRYELAGEQSLLQPGHWAQKVIGEEGEWLEFTDSRAGRFRAAKIINDQLQAVVFIGPDHHLPDRQWLSQLFTSETLDTRQRQSLLMGKAPGVQEDAGAMVCACFGVAEQRICNTIREQRLQTVEQITAACQAGGNCGSCIPELRQILARTKLDGAH, from the coding sequence GTGGTCTCAACCCAAACGACTTGTCCCTATTGTGGCGTCGGTTGCGGCGTTGTTGCGGCACCGCAAACGGATGGCAGTGTCCTTATCAGTGGTGATACAACGCATCCTGCCAATTTTGGTCGACTCTGTTCTAAAGGCTCGGCGCTGGGCGAAACACTGGCGCTGGATAATCGACTTTTGGCACCGAAGGTGGCCGGACAAACTGTCGATTGGGATACCGCGCTGGACAAAGTAGCCATCGAGTTTTCCCGTATTATTGAAGAGCATGGACCGGATGCGGTTGCCATGTATGTCAGCGGCCAGATCCTGACTGAAGATTATTATGTGGCCAACAAATTCATGAAAGGCTTTGTGGGTACGGGCAATATCGATACCAATTCCCGACTTTGCATGTCGTCAGCAGTAGCTGCTCACAAACGGGCCTTTGGCAGTGATACCGTGCCCGGTAATTACGAAGATCTGGAACAGTGCGACTTGCTGATCTTAACCGGCTCCAATCTGGCCTGGTGTCATCCGGTGCTGTTTCAGCGGATTAGCGCGGCCAAAGAGGCCCGACCAGAGATGAAAATCGTGGTTATTGATCCGCGTAAAACAGCGACTTGCGACATGGCCGACCTACACTTGTCATTAAAGCCGGGTAGTGATGCGTTCTTGTTTAACGGGTTGTTGCATTACCTCAAGGATAGTGACGCACTCGACTGGGAATACATCGAAGCGCATGTGGAAGGATTTGCTGCGACGCTGAACATGGCCAAAAAAACGGCCGGTAGTGTTCCAAAAACAGCAGCGAGCTGTGAGCTTGCCGAGTCCGATGTGGCCGATTTCTTTCGGTTATTTGCGACTACTGACAAAGTGGTCACCGTGTTCTCTCAGGGGGTTAATCAATCTGCGACGGGCACAGACAAGTGCAATGCCATTATTAATTGTCATTTAGCGACGGGCCGTATTGCCCAGCCAGGAATGGGGCCGTTTTCCATTACCGGTCAACCCAATGCAATGGGCGGCAGGGAGACGGGCGGTCTGGCTAATCAGTTGGCTGCCCATATGGAGATCACGAATCCCAGCCATCATGACAAAGTTTCTCGCTTTTGGCAGACTAACAGGCTGACCCAAACTGCCGGGGCAAAAGCGGTGGATATGTTTGCCGATATTGCGTCGGGCAAAATTAAGGCTATCTGGATCATCGCCACTAATCCGGTGGTCAGTTTGCCCGATGCGAGTGCAGTCAAACGGGCATTGCAGCAATGTGAATTTGTGGTGGTCAGCGATTGTGAAGCACAGACCGATTGCACCGAGTTTGCCGATGTCCTGCTACCGGCGCTCGCCTGGGGCGAAAAAGACGGCACGGTTACCAATTCGGAACGACGCATTTCAAGACAAAAATCATTTTTGTCAGCGCCGGGTGGTGCCCGTGCCGACTGGCAGATCATCGCTGATGTGGCATGCAGAATGGGCCATGAAACGGCGTTTTCTTTTGATAGTGCCTATGAGGTGTTTCGCGAACATGCAGCCTTGTCAGGATTTGAAAATGCTGGCAGTCGGGACTTTGATATCAGTGGTTTGTCCGCAATAGCCAAGTCTGATTACGATGCCCTGTCGCCAATCCAGTGGCCGGTGACCGGTGACAATAAAGTCGGTACGGCAAGGATGTTTAGCGATCATCACTTTTATACCGACAGTGGTAAAGCGCGAATGTTACCCATTACGCCTGAGTTACCGCAGTTACTGGATCCGGAAAACTTTCCACTGATTCTGAACACCGGCAGGGTCCGAGATCAGTGGCACACCATGACCCGCACCGGTCGGGTTGCCAGACTGGGTACGCATACGCCAGAGCCAGTCATCGAAATGCATCCCCGAGATGCGGCACGCTGGCAATGTGCGGACAAATCTCTGGCAGTACTGGAAAGCCCACATGGCCAGTTTATTGGTCGGGTACAATGCAATGAAGGACAACAGCCCGGCAGTGTGTTCGTGCCTATACACTGGAATGGACAATATGCTGCAGATGCCGTTGTCGCAGCGCTGGTGCCTGCGATAACCGATCCGTTATCAGGTCAGCCACAGGCCAAACAAGCCGCTGTATCGATTCGTGATTTCAAAGCTAAATGGCATGGTTTTATTTTATCTCGCCAGCCGATAGCGTTACCTGTGACGAGTTACTGGGTAAAAGTAAAGGGACAGCAATTTTGGCGCTATGAATTAGCAGGCGAGCAATCTCTACTCCAACCCGGACATTGGGCACAAAAAGTCATCGGCGAAGAGGGCGAATGGCTGGAGTTTACCGATAGTCGTGCCGGTCGCTTCCGGGCTGCAAAAATCATCAATGATCAATTGCAGGCCGTTGTCTTTATTGGCCCGGATCATCATTTGCCTGACCGGCAATGGCTGAGTCAGTTGTTTACCTCTGAAACACTTGATA
- the nirD gene encoding nitrite reductase small subunit NirD produces the protein MDTQWLEVGLLADIPQKGSRVIRANSGDVAVFRTSNDEVFALFDTCPHKKGPLSQGIVFGKRVACPLHNWVIDLENGEATGPDEGCTHHFDTKIENGVVFVAL, from the coding sequence ATGGACACACAATGGCTTGAAGTCGGTCTATTGGCCGATATTCCACAGAAGGGTTCACGCGTTATCCGTGCCAATTCCGGAGATGTTGCGGTATTTCGCACCAGTAACGACGAAGTTTTTGCACTTTTTGACACTTGTCCCCATAAAAAAGGGCCGTTGTCGCAAGGTATTGTTTTCGGTAAGCGGGTAGCTTGTCCACTGCATAACTGGGTTATTGATCTTGAAAATGGTGAAGCCACCGGACCCGATGAAGGCTGCACACATCATTTTGATACCAAAATCGAAAACGGCGTCGTCTTCGTCGCCTTGTAA
- the nirB gene encoding nitrite reductase large subunit NirB: protein MKEKLVLIGNGMAGMRTLEELLKLAPDRYQITVFGDEPYGNYNRIMLSPVLAGEKTIDEIMINDLQWYEDNNVTLYSGQRVTKIDRMKRRVITDDGLIVEYDRLLLATGSRPFMLPLPGADLPGVISFRDIADVDTMIETAKTHKKAVVIGGGLLGLEAANGLMIQGMDVSVVHISNTLMNQQLDQTASDMMQAQLTDKGLNFLMGHASAAIEGTDRVERLVFKDGSHIDTDLVVMAVGIRPSISLAQSAGIHCERGIVVDDTMQTFDPRIYAVGECVQHRGDTFGLVAPLFEQAKVCANHLAQMGIARYMSMVTSTKLKVTGIDLFSAGDFQGDEDSEDLIFKDAARNVYKKLVIKKDQLIGSVLYGDTVDGAWYFQLMRDGTDVSELRETMLFGQHHMGDSGHGASNSVDGLPDNAEICGCNGVCKGDIVQAITKNNLFTLDEVKAQTKAAASCGSCTGLVEQLLASTLGSDFNETPSKKAMCGCTHLSHNEVKAAIKAQNLKTIPDVMTALEWQQPDGCHSCRPALNYYLLSSWPNEYVDDQQSRFINERVHANIQKDGTYSVVPRIWGGVTNPGELRAIADISEKYQVPTVKITGGQRIDLLGVKKDDLPKMWSDLSQAGFVSGHAYGKSLRTVKTCVGSEWCRFGTQDSTGLGIKVEKMTWGSWTPHKFKIAVSGCPRNCAEATIKDFGIVCVDSGYELHVGGNGGIKVRATDFLCKVKTEEEAMEYCAAFMQLYREDGHYLERTAPWIERVGLKSVQAQVVDDEANRKQLAQRFYDSQKNAQNDPWAEEAAKQPQKYIPIKQVS, encoded by the coding sequence ATGAAAGAAAAACTGGTGCTGATAGGCAATGGCATGGCCGGGATGCGCACGCTTGAAGAACTACTCAAGCTGGCCCCGGATAGGTATCAAATTACGGTATTCGGTGATGAGCCTTATGGTAATTACAACCGAATCATGTTGTCGCCGGTTTTGGCTGGTGAAAAAACCATTGATGAGATCATGATTAATGATTTGCAATGGTATGAAGATAATAACGTCACCCTGTATAGCGGGCAGCGGGTGACCAAAATTGATCGAATGAAGCGACGCGTCATCACCGATGACGGTTTGATTGTGGAATATGATCGATTGTTATTAGCTACGGGCTCTCGTCCATTTATGTTACCCCTGCCGGGCGCAGATCTCCCCGGCGTGATTAGTTTCCGTGATATCGCCGACGTCGATACCATGATCGAAACGGCCAAAACCCATAAAAAAGCGGTTGTGATCGGTGGTGGATTACTTGGACTTGAGGCGGCAAACGGTCTGATGATTCAAGGGATGGATGTCTCCGTGGTGCATATCAGCAACACGTTGATGAACCAGCAATTGGATCAGACCGCATCTGACATGATGCAGGCGCAACTGACTGATAAAGGCCTGAACTTTCTGATGGGCCATGCATCTGCTGCCATTGAAGGGACTGATCGTGTCGAAAGGCTGGTTTTTAAAGATGGCAGTCATATTGATACCGATCTGGTGGTCATGGCCGTCGGCATTCGTCCCAGTATCAGCCTGGCACAGTCTGCGGGTATTCATTGCGAGCGGGGCATTGTGGTTGATGACACCATGCAAACATTTGACCCGCGCATCTATGCCGTTGGTGAGTGCGTGCAGCATCGTGGGGATACTTTTGGTCTGGTTGCCCCCTTGTTTGAGCAAGCCAAGGTCTGTGCTAACCATCTGGCTCAAATGGGTATCGCCCGTTACATGAGCATGGTCACCTCAACCAAGTTAAAAGTGACGGGCATTGACTTGTTTTCTGCCGGTGACTTCCAAGGTGATGAAGACAGCGAAGATTTGATTTTTAAAGATGCGGCAAGAAACGTTTATAAAAAACTGGTGATTAAAAAAGATCAGTTGATTGGTTCCGTACTGTATGGCGATACCGTGGATGGTGCCTGGTATTTTCAATTGATGCGGGATGGCACCGATGTTTCCGAGTTGCGCGAAACCATGTTGTTTGGTCAACATCACATGGGTGATTCTGGTCATGGCGCCAGTAACTCGGTAGATGGCTTACCCGATAATGCCGAAATTTGCGGCTGTAATGGGGTATGCAAAGGCGATATTGTTCAGGCCATTACCAAAAACAATCTGTTTACGCTTGATGAAGTGAAGGCCCAAACCAAAGCGGCTGCCTCATGTGGCTCATGTACTGGTCTGGTAGAGCAGTTACTGGCATCGACGCTGGGCAGTGATTTTAATGAAACACCGAGTAAAAAGGCGATGTGTGGCTGTACTCACCTGAGTCACAATGAAGTCAAGGCAGCAATCAAAGCGCAAAATCTCAAGACAATTCCAGATGTGATGACGGCTTTGGAATGGCAACAGCCAGATGGTTGTCACTCCTGTCGGCCTGCGCTCAATTACTACCTGCTCAGTAGTTGGCCAAATGAATACGTTGATGATCAGCAATCTCGGTTTATTAATGAACGAGTGCACGCCAATATTCAAAAAGATGGCACCTATTCCGTTGTGCCACGTATTTGGGGCGGCGTGACCAATCCGGGCGAATTACGTGCGATTGCCGATATTTCTGAAAAATACCAGGTGCCGACCGTCAAGATTACCGGTGGTCAGAGGATTGATTTATTGGGTGTTAAGAAAGATGACTTGCCCAAAATGTGGTCCGACCTGAGCCAGGCTGGTTTTGTTTCCGGCCATGCTTATGGCAAATCGCTGCGTACCGTTAAGACCTGTGTGGGCAGTGAATGGTGCCGTTTTGGTACACAGGATTCGACCGGACTCGGCATCAAGGTTGAAAAAATGACCTGGGGCAGTTGGACACCACACAAATTTAAAATTGCGGTATCTGGGTGTCCACGGAATTGTGCCGAAGCAACTATTAAAGACTTTGGCATTGTCTGTGTGGACTCTGGCTACGAGCTGCATGTTGGTGGCAACGGTGGCATCAAAGTTCGGGCGACAGACTTTCTCTGCAAGGTGAAAACAGAAGAAGAGGCCATGGAATATTGTGCAGCGTTCATGCAGCTGTATCGCGAGGATGGACATTATCTGGAGCGTACCGCACCTTGGATTGAACGCGTGGGTCTGAAAAGCGTTCAGGCACAAGTGGTTGATGATGAAGCTAACCGCAAACAACTTGCTCAGCGTTTTTACGACTCACAGAAAAATGCACAGAACGATCCCTGGGCAGAAGAAGCGGCTAAACAGCCTCAGAAATATATTCCAATCAAACAGGTAAGTTAA
- a CDS encoding YybH family protein translates to MRSLFSLMATVGLVAFLSACSDKTTIDAQQVAQTANEDWNAAFNAADSEALSELYAEEATLSAGDGSVRNGQQEIATLFQSFFDNGLHNHQIETVATYVSGGQVSQLANWSADVNNEAGETMTYRGVLMTVLQQNADGEWQVGSHIWNMAP, encoded by the coding sequence ATGAGATCATTATTTTCCCTGATGGCAACCGTTGGTCTGGTCGCGTTTCTATCCGCATGTAGCGATAAAACGACTATTGATGCACAACAGGTTGCACAAACCGCAAATGAAGACTGGAATGCCGCGTTTAATGCTGCTGACAGTGAGGCGTTGTCTGAGTTATACGCCGAAGAAGCCACGTTGTCCGCAGGTGATGGCAGCGTGCGAAATGGTCAGCAAGAAATTGCGACATTGTTCCAGAGCTTTTTTGATAATGGATTGCACAATCACCAAATTGAAACGGTGGCAACCTATGTCTCTGGTGGGCAAGTGAGTCAGTTGGCTAATTGGTCAGCGGATGTTAATAACGAAGCGGGCGAGACGATGACTTATCGTGGTGTCTTGATGACCGTATTGCAACAAAACGCCGATGGAGAATGGCAGGTCGGATCCCATATCTGGAACATGGCACCGTAA
- a CDS encoding MarR family winged helix-turn-helix transcriptional regulator yields MLELADLPDAHILGRFAERYPEANIESVLAFLTLLHTGTALTQALNQYLAKYDLLQGRWWVLILLMRESDFRATQSKLAEKAGVSRATMTGLLDGLLRENLITREPATTDRRQVMIRLTEAGQARLDSLMPGYYQHVSDIMGCLSPVQLQSLQEAMRLLNQQRDAFFSDPS; encoded by the coding sequence ATGCTGGAATTAGCAGATCTTCCTGATGCTCATATCCTTGGCCGTTTTGCCGAGCGATACCCAGAAGCGAATATTGAGTCGGTACTGGCGTTTCTGACGTTGCTTCATACTGGTACAGCGCTGACACAGGCGTTAAATCAGTATTTAGCAAAGTATGACTTGCTTCAGGGGCGCTGGTGGGTCTTGATTTTGCTGATGCGTGAGTCAGATTTTCGTGCAACACAATCAAAACTCGCTGAAAAAGCAGGGGTTTCTAGAGCAACCATGACCGGATTGCTGGATGGCCTGCTCCGCGAAAACCTGATTACCAGAGAGCCGGCAACGACCGATCGTCGCCAGGTTATGATTCGGCTGACAGAAGCGGGACAGGCACGACTCGATAGTTTGATGCCTGGTTATTATCAGCATGTCAGTGACATTATGGGCTGCTTGAGCCCGGTTCAGTTGCAATCCTTGCAGGAAGCAATGCGCCTGCTGAATCAACAGCGGGATGCTTTTTTTTCTGATCCATCCTAA
- a CDS encoding YcjX family protein, producing MTKTADSVRNQFKSQWQKWQHRGENLLGRSFDRHLKIGVTGFSGSGKSTFLTSLIHQLKYSHHPGLGGFLPARDKQLLSVDSTAIPGFALFDYAGGIAALSDTPPRWPNPTSEVSATRLHITFKKGSVWSGLLGDARQLTLDLRDYPGEWLMDMPMLKLSYRDWCLDQQQLLSRAPRADLDPTLLADLHKLDPMQTADTDFLTSLFQRWQTYLRQAKQAGLTLLQPGRALLDTDDNLPMVLPLLSLHDYSPEQLEKANETTLYQQLRQQYHQYLDNLVKPFYRQFFTGIDRQVMLIDVVKALSHGEECFNDMMMAYSRIIDCYQMGNQIWLKQLFTPTVNKILFLASKPDRLLMHQHEALRQLVDAMIKRICPQSVRHRIRIETEIAAAVRSSIDHQDYLTATLQDGRFGELRHPPIPDELPQLSHWQQLAGWTPPVLRPPVNPQLAQGGRLAHIRMDKVLRDLIGDKFS from the coding sequence ATGACAAAAACAGCAGATTCAGTCCGCAATCAGTTCAAATCGCAGTGGCAAAAATGGCAGCATCGGGGCGAAAACCTGCTGGGCCGATCCTTTGATCGCCACTTGAAGATCGGTGTCACCGGTTTTAGTGGCAGTGGCAAATCTACCTTTTTGACCAGTTTAATCCACCAGCTGAAGTATTCGCATCATCCCGGTCTGGGTGGATTCTTGCCGGCGCGGGACAAACAGCTATTGAGCGTTGACAGCACAGCCATTCCGGGCTTTGCGTTGTTTGATTATGCCGGCGGGATTGCCGCTTTGTCGGATACGCCACCCCGTTGGCCAAATCCCACTTCTGAAGTCAGTGCAACACGTCTGCACATCACCTTTAAAAAGGGTTCTGTGTGGTCTGGTTTATTGGGCGATGCGCGGCAACTGACACTCGACTTGCGCGATTATCCAGGTGAATGGTTGATGGATATGCCAATGCTTAAACTCAGTTATCGTGACTGGTGTCTGGATCAGCAACAGTTGTTATCCCGGGCACCACGGGCGGATCTGGATCCAACGCTCTTGGCTGACTTACACAAACTGGACCCAATGCAGACAGCAGATACCGATTTCCTCACCAGTTTATTTCAGCGCTGGCAAACCTATTTACGTCAAGCCAAGCAGGCTGGTCTGACTTTGTTGCAACCGGGACGGGCCTTGCTCGACACTGACGACAACCTACCCATGGTATTGCCTTTATTATCGTTGCATGACTATTCCCCAGAGCAGCTAGAGAAGGCGAATGAAACCACGCTTTATCAACAACTCAGGCAACAATATCATCAGTATCTGGATAATCTTGTTAAACCATTTTATCGACAGTTCTTCACCGGTATTGATCGGCAGGTCATGCTCATTGATGTGGTCAAAGCCTTAAGTCATGGCGAAGAGTGCTTTAATGACATGATGATGGCCTACAGTCGCATTATTGACTGCTATCAAATGGGCAACCAGATCTGGCTAAAGCAATTGTTCACCCCCACCGTGAATAAAATCCTGTTTTTGGCATCCAAGCCAGATCGGCTGCTCATGCATCAGCATGAAGCACTGCGTCAGTTAGTCGATGCCATGATTAAACGCATTTGCCCGCAGTCGGTTCGGCATCGGATCCGTATCGAAACGGAAATCGCCGCGGCAGTCAGAAGCAGTATTGACCATCAAGATTACCTGACCGCCACCTTGCAGGATGGTCGATTTGGTGAGCTACGTCATCCACCGATCCCGGATGAACTACCCCAACTCAGCCATTGGCAGCAACTGGCAGGCTGGACGCCGCCGGTGTTACGCCCGCCTGTTAATCCACAACTGGCACAGGGCGGACGTCTTGCGCATATTAGAATGGACAAGGTACTGCGGGATCTGATTGGAGATAAATTTTCATGA
- a CDS encoding TIGR01620 family protein codes for MTEKDPYFEARQTSQSRTSATAPADFFKPRAEQQIGLPESVDMDEDLFELPEPVAGETSYFKAWTLSLASVFLVWIGYDLYQFMQQLIQQNPILAVGFGLLLLLLLTLSLHQIWISWRNRRQRKRIDKLRHQAETMRDDFSQRQAKPWLAELSTLYAGTQHAASIQRIQTTLPDYLHDSEVIDTVDQQFFQQLDKQAMRLIQQESVNSAVLVAVSQLAIIDTLLVVWKTLKMVNRINLIYGAKLGKLARWRMNLQICKVALVSYGTQAGLTLMAEKTSLGLSGKLVGSVAQGIGVGLYQARIGMSAMQQIRPIPFAENALPKNRFLANIAQSCLSRLRRQAPEA; via the coding sequence ATGACCGAAAAAGACCCTTATTTTGAGGCACGCCAGACATCACAAAGCCGAACATCAGCGACCGCACCTGCCGATTTTTTCAAACCTCGTGCTGAACAACAAATCGGTTTGCCAGAGTCGGTCGATATGGATGAGGATCTATTCGAACTGCCTGAGCCAGTTGCCGGCGAGACTTCGTATTTCAAGGCCTGGACACTCAGTCTCGCCAGCGTTTTTTTGGTATGGATTGGTTACGATCTGTATCAATTTATGCAGCAGCTAATCCAGCAGAATCCTATATTAGCCGTCGGTTTTGGCCTGTTACTGCTTCTTCTGCTCACACTGAGCTTGCATCAAATCTGGATCAGCTGGCGCAACCGCCGGCAACGGAAACGTATCGACAAATTGCGCCATCAAGCTGAAACCATGCGTGACGATTTCAGCCAGCGTCAGGCCAAACCGTGGTTAGCTGAATTATCTACATTGTATGCGGGCACCCAGCATGCTGCTTCCATACAGAGAATCCAGACAACATTGCCGGATTATCTTCACGATAGCGAAGTGATAGACACGGTTGACCAGCAATTTTTTCAACAGCTCGACAAACAGGCAATGCGATTGATTCAGCAAGAAAGTGTCAACAGTGCAGTATTAGTCGCCGTCAGCCAACTGGCGATTATTGATACCTTACTGGTTGTCTGGAAAACGCTGAAGATGGTGAATCGCATTAATCTCATCTATGGTGCCAAGCTAGGCAAACTGGCTCGCTGGCGAATGAATCTGCAAATTTGCAAAGTCGCCCTTGTTTCCTACGGTACTCAGGCTGGCTTGACCTTAATGGCGGAAAAAACCAGTCTTGGGTTGAGTGGCAAACTGGTTGGCAGTGTTGCCCAAGGAATCGGCGTCGGCTTATATCAGGCGCGTATTGGGATGAGCGCGATGCAGCAGATAAGGCCGATACCTTTTGCAGAAAACGCATTGCCCAAAAACCGCTTCCTGGCCAATATCGCGCAAAGTTGTCTCTCTAGGTTACGGCGTCAAGCGCCTGAGGCTTGA